In Plantibacter sp. PA-3-X8, one DNA window encodes the following:
- a CDS encoding AAA family ATPase codes for MRLHRLTLQAIGPYAGEHTIDFVELGRAGLFLLEGPTGAGKSTIIDAIVFGLYGELAGTGASKDRLHSHHAQPGTEPFVELVFETGSGVYRVRRTPAYQRPKQRGAGFTPQQASATLVRLTDPDALAGETLSTRAQEIGPEISRIVGLTREQFVQTIVLPQGEFAKFLAAGGEERSELLRSLFGTEHYERVAKHLVEQRRQAQRDIEGAREALGRAIARFAGAAELDDARELVAGKGADTPAGMDVPAAVDADSGAPATAGDPSAAEPDPHPDVATLAVPLEADSEDLVGDATRIVAVLERHAAADASTAGEARVALEGARTEHAAAQTLLASIERRAELLTERELLSVDDEPVARLSERIAAAARADTVASALAGAATASAALQDAIASLTAMEEQADEAIVALDDASVAGRRESLTVERASMAAVLVLEAADADRERALTALTEELATVDERLVELAAEQTRRDARRAALSSAPERASRAATESARAARSVERVAERRAVLDRVDAADDRLEGLADEVTEAATAAKAAIDVETSLRLRRIEGMAGELATGLRDGEPCSVCGSLSHPAPAVLDGDHPDADAVEAASVARADAEATMQSAQNARDIARAERRRLVEQFLALADDPGDVAATGSSDASTATTGFDPVAARAAVDAAAAEADRQYAEAVVTAEQADAEVAEAGRLADEHLAGVVAVSERTATRATLTERLAAAQRAHEQARAEVAGVLAGRAASLAELDAMLEAELSSLSLLAAARATVADRRLRDAERAVELEAGLERAGFADRAAAEAAAMNGVERASAEARVADHLRHTTANAEALASPAIAGVAGTAAPDVEATARRLADAEAAAGTATAAAAVSARRATNAAAACTALAEAADENADAVREAAAVVRLADVVSATGSENSTKVTLGTYVLLRRFEDVVAAANARLESMSGGRYELVRSDVKEGPSRSQRVGLSLTVHDHRTDRRRDPKSLSGGETFYASLCLALGLADVVTGEAGGVELGTLFVDEGFGSLDPETLDTVMAELGRLSAGGRVVGVVSHVEEMKQRIGERIEVRRLEDGSSTLLVRA; via the coding sequence ATGCGCCTGCACCGACTGACGCTGCAGGCCATCGGACCGTACGCCGGTGAGCACACCATCGACTTCGTCGAACTCGGGCGGGCTGGTCTGTTCCTCCTGGAGGGCCCGACCGGAGCCGGCAAGTCCACGATCATCGACGCCATCGTGTTCGGGCTGTACGGCGAACTCGCCGGTACGGGGGCCAGCAAGGACCGCCTCCACTCGCACCACGCGCAGCCCGGGACGGAACCGTTCGTGGAACTCGTCTTCGAGACCGGATCCGGCGTGTACCGGGTGCGGCGGACGCCGGCCTACCAGCGGCCGAAGCAGCGCGGTGCCGGCTTCACACCGCAGCAGGCGAGCGCCACCCTCGTCCGCCTGACCGATCCCGACGCACTGGCCGGAGAGACCCTGTCGACCCGCGCGCAGGAGATCGGTCCTGAGATCAGCCGGATCGTCGGTCTCACCCGGGAACAGTTCGTCCAGACCATCGTCCTCCCGCAGGGCGAGTTCGCGAAGTTCCTCGCCGCCGGCGGTGAGGAGCGCAGCGAGCTCCTCCGGTCCCTGTTCGGGACGGAGCACTACGAGCGGGTCGCCAAGCACCTCGTCGAGCAGCGTCGGCAGGCCCAACGCGACATCGAAGGCGCACGAGAGGCGCTGGGCCGCGCGATCGCCCGGTTCGCTGGAGCGGCCGAACTCGACGACGCACGGGAACTCGTCGCGGGCAAGGGAGCGGACACCCCGGCCGGGATGGACGTCCCAGCGGCGGTCGATGCCGACTCAGGTGCTCCCGCGACTGCCGGTGATCCGTCGGCTGCGGAGCCCGACCCACATCCCGACGTCGCGACCCTCGCGGTCCCGCTCGAAGCCGATTCCGAAGACCTCGTCGGTGACGCCACGCGTATCGTCGCCGTCCTCGAGCGCCACGCCGCCGCCGACGCCTCGACCGCCGGCGAGGCGCGGGTCGCCCTGGAGGGCGCTCGCACCGAACACGCCGCGGCCCAGACGCTGCTCGCGTCCATCGAACGTCGCGCGGAGCTGCTGACCGAGCGCGAGCTGCTCTCGGTGGACGACGAACCGGTCGCGCGGCTCTCCGAACGGATCGCGGCAGCGGCTCGGGCGGACACCGTCGCGTCCGCGCTCGCCGGAGCGGCCACGGCATCGGCGGCGCTCCAGGATGCCATCGCGTCGCTCACCGCGATGGAGGAGCAGGCCGACGAGGCGATCGTCGCACTCGACGACGCGTCCGTCGCCGGGCGCCGCGAATCCCTCACCGTCGAGCGGGCGTCGATGGCGGCAGTGCTCGTCCTCGAAGCCGCCGACGCCGACCGCGAACGCGCGCTCACAGCACTCACCGAGGAGCTCGCGACCGTCGACGAACGGCTCGTCGAGCTCGCTGCGGAACAGACCCGGCGGGACGCCCGCCGGGCAGCGCTCAGCTCGGCACCGGAGCGCGCCTCGCGTGCGGCCACCGAGTCGGCCAGGGCCGCCCGGTCCGTCGAGCGCGTGGCTGAACGCCGTGCGGTGCTGGATCGGGTGGACGCGGCCGACGACCGCCTCGAGGGGCTCGCCGACGAGGTCACCGAGGCCGCCACGGCCGCGAAGGCGGCGATCGACGTCGAGACGTCGCTGCGCCTCCGGAGGATCGAGGGCATGGCGGGTGAACTCGCCACCGGTTTGCGGGACGGCGAGCCGTGCAGCGTCTGCGGTTCGCTGAGTCATCCGGCGCCCGCGGTGCTCGACGGAGACCACCCCGACGCGGACGCGGTCGAAGCGGCATCCGTCGCGCGGGCCGATGCCGAGGCGACGATGCAGTCGGCGCAGAATGCCCGGGACATCGCCCGGGCGGAGCGTCGTCGCCTCGTCGAGCAGTTCCTCGCGCTGGCCGACGACCCGGGCGACGTGGCTGCAACCGGCTCGTCCGACGCTTCGACGGCGACGACCGGCTTCGACCCGGTCGCTGCGCGGGCGGCCGTCGATGCGGCCGCTGCGGAGGCCGACCGGCAGTACGCGGAGGCCGTGGTCACTGCCGAGCAGGCGGACGCCGAGGTCGCGGAGGCCGGGCGCCTCGCGGACGAGCACCTGGCCGGCGTGGTCGCGGTGTCGGAACGCACCGCCACTCGGGCGACACTGACCGAGCGGCTCGCCGCCGCGCAGCGCGCCCACGAGCAGGCCCGCGCCGAGGTGGCCGGTGTCCTCGCCGGTCGAGCGGCTTCACTTGCCGAGCTCGACGCGATGCTCGAGGCCGAGCTCTCCTCGCTGTCCCTGCTCGCGGCGGCACGAGCGACCGTCGCTGACCGGCGCCTGCGTGACGCCGAGCGCGCGGTCGAGCTGGAGGCGGGACTCGAGCGGGCCGGGTTCGCCGACCGCGCGGCCGCGGAAGCCGCAGCCATGAACGGGGTCGAACGGGCGAGCGCCGAGGCGCGGGTGGCCGACCACCTGCGTCACACGACCGCGAACGCGGAAGCACTCGCGAGCCCGGCCATCGCCGGAGTCGCCGGTACCGCCGCACCCGACGTCGAAGCGACGGCCCGACGACTGGCCGACGCCGAAGCAGCGGCAGGAACCGCGACCGCAGCGGCCGCCGTCTCCGCACGACGAGCGACCAACGCGGCGGCGGCCTGCACGGCGCTCGCCGAGGCGGCCGACGAGAACGCCGACGCGGTCCGCGAGGCCGCGGCCGTCGTCCGCCTCGCCGACGTGGTGTCGGCCACGGGCAGCGAGAACAGCACGAAGGTCACCCTCGGCACCTACGTGCTCCTGCGCCGCTTCGAGGATGTCGTGGCGGCGGCGAACGCGCGCCTGGAGTCGATGTCAGGCGGGCGCTACGAGCTCGTCCGCAGCGACGTCAAGGAAGGACCCTCCCGCAGCCAGCGCGTCGGATTGTCGCTCACGGTGCACGATCACCGGACCGACCGGCGTCGCGATCCGAAGTCGCTGTCCGGTGGCGAGACGTTCTACGCCTCGCTCTGCCTCGCACTCGGGCTCGCGGACGTCGTGACGGGCGAGGCCGGCGGTGTCGAGCTCGGCACGCTCTTCGTCGACGAAGGGTTCGGCAGCCTCGACCCCGAGACGCTCGACACCGTGATGGCCGAGCTCGGTCGGCTCTCGGCCGGCGGCCGCGTCGTCGGCGTCGTCAGCCACGTCGAGGAGATGAAGCAGCGCATCGGCGAACGCATCGAGGTGCGGCGGCTGGAGGACGGCTCCTCGACCCTGCTCGTCCGGGCGTGA
- a CDS encoding exonuclease SbcCD subunit D, with amino-acid sequence MRILHTSDWHLGRSLHGVDLLPFQRDFLAHLEQTVVDHEVDVLLVAGDIYDRAIPPVEAVTLLSESLGRLAGRTRVILAPGNHDSAIRLGFGAAMLRDGIDIRADLARVGEPVLVDDEHGPVAFYPLPYLDPDTARGVLAPDDQPLARSHAAVMGAALERVRADLAQRREHGTVRSVVAAHAFVIGGLASDSERDIRIGGVDAVPAQLFDDFDYVALGHLHGAQRVGAATGVERMRYSGSPLAYSFSERNQVKSSVLVDLAADGSVHLELLPAPVPRRLVDVTGTLAELQGPTGDDAVDAWVRATVTDDVRPPELYATLTRRFPHLLVWSHAPANRSEETRAAAVTAVSDPVEVTAEFIEYATGAPATTRERELIAAANEAALAAEVSA; translated from the coding sequence ATGCGGATCCTCCACACCTCGGACTGGCACCTCGGCCGTTCGCTGCACGGGGTCGACCTGCTCCCCTTCCAACGCGACTTCCTGGCGCACCTCGAGCAGACGGTCGTGGACCACGAGGTCGACGTCCTCCTCGTCGCCGGCGACATCTACGACCGCGCCATCCCGCCGGTCGAGGCGGTGACGCTGCTGTCGGAGTCGCTCGGGCGGCTTGCTGGCCGCACCCGCGTCATCCTCGCCCCGGGCAACCATGATTCGGCCATCCGGCTCGGTTTCGGCGCCGCCATGCTGCGCGACGGGATCGACATCCGAGCCGACCTCGCGCGGGTCGGCGAACCGGTCCTGGTGGACGACGAACACGGGCCCGTCGCCTTCTACCCGCTGCCCTACCTCGACCCCGACACCGCGCGAGGGGTGCTCGCCCCGGACGACCAGCCGCTCGCGCGGTCGCACGCCGCCGTCATGGGTGCAGCCCTCGAACGCGTCCGAGCCGATCTCGCGCAGCGTCGCGAGCACGGAACGGTCCGATCGGTCGTGGCTGCGCATGCCTTCGTCATCGGTGGTCTCGCGAGCGACAGCGAACGCGACATCCGGATCGGCGGGGTCGATGCGGTGCCCGCCCAGCTGTTCGACGACTTCGACTACGTCGCGCTCGGCCACCTCCACGGTGCGCAGCGCGTCGGGGCCGCGACGGGCGTCGAACGCATGCGGTACTCCGGGTCGCCGCTCGCCTACTCCTTCTCCGAACGCAACCAGGTGAAGTCGAGCGTGCTGGTCGACCTCGCCGCCGACGGCTCCGTGCACCTGGAGCTGCTGCCGGCGCCGGTGCCCCGTCGGCTCGTCGACGTCACCGGAACCCTCGCGGAGCTGCAGGGCCCCACGGGAGACGACGCCGTCGACGCCTGGGTGCGCGCCACGGTCACCGACGATGTCCGGCCACCGGAGCTGTACGCGACGCTGACCCGGCGCTTCCCGCACCTGCTCGTCTGGTCGCACGCGCCGGCGAACCGTTCCGAGGAGACTCGCGCCGCAGCCGTCACGGCGGTCTCCGACCCGGTCGAAGTCACCGCCGAGTTCATCGAGTACGCGACGGGTGCACCGGCGACCACTCGCGAGCGGGAGCTCATCGCGGCGGCGAACGAGGCAGCACTCGCCGCGGAGGTGAGTGCCTGA
- a CDS encoding HU family DNA-binding protein, with the protein MANLNKTELVAAIAASTGQSQATVGSVVDALFTTVAETVATGGKVSIPGWIAFEQTDTAARTGRNPQTGAEIQIPAGKRVKVTAGSKLKASVK; encoded by the coding sequence ATGGCAAATTTGAACAAGACCGAACTCGTCGCCGCCATCGCCGCATCGACCGGCCAGAGCCAGGCGACCGTCGGCAGCGTTGTCGACGCGCTGTTCACCACCGTCGCTGAGACCGTCGCCACGGGCGGCAAGGTCTCGATCCCGGGTTGGATCGCCTTCGAGCAGACCGACACCGCCGCTCGCACGGGCCGCAACCCGCAGACCGGCGCCGAGATCCAGATCCCGGCCGGCAAGCGCGTCAAGGTGACCGCCGGCTCGAAGCTCAAGGCTTCCGTCAAGTAA
- a CDS encoding DHA2 family efflux MFS transporter permease subunit: MPTSIEEALLDVRTQRAIALLVAGCFFMENLDGTILTTAAPSIARDLGTSSTAVGLAVTALLLTVAVLIPVSGWLTDRFGAKRIFALAIAVFTIASVLCALSSSLPMLVGFRVLQGVGGALMVPVGRLAVLRVTPKERLIQAIALLTWPALAAPIIAPFLGGVITQYASWHWIFLINVPIGVVAFIVALRIVPDFAADEVPPLDWLGLSLACVGLASLLVAASLVSGAGFDARWFIGSLVAGVVLLALAIRHLFRAPHPFVDLRSLRIETFRLANAGGSVYRLTISAVPFLLPLLFQDAFGWTPVQAGSMVLFLFAGNLAIKPATTWMLRRFGFRLVLVSSNLIGVLCMAGMAFLTADTSIVLMALLLFLSGVARSIGFTAYNTITFADVEPAAMSRANTLNSTLQQVASGFGVAVGAILLTTGFSLEDGVGGGQLLPYQFAFLAIAVLTLFPTIEAWLLSRAAGHSVIGVR, from the coding sequence ATTCCCACATCCATCGAGGAGGCGCTGCTGGACGTCCGCACGCAACGAGCCATCGCCCTCCTGGTCGCCGGCTGCTTCTTCATGGAGAACCTCGACGGGACCATCCTCACCACAGCTGCCCCGAGCATCGCGCGCGACCTCGGGACCTCGTCGACGGCCGTGGGGCTCGCGGTCACCGCGTTGCTGCTCACGGTCGCTGTCCTCATCCCCGTCAGCGGCTGGCTGACGGACCGGTTCGGTGCCAAGCGCATCTTCGCACTTGCGATCGCGGTGTTCACGATCGCCTCCGTGCTGTGCGCGTTGAGCTCGAGCCTGCCGATGCTCGTCGGCTTCCGGGTGCTCCAGGGTGTCGGCGGGGCGTTGATGGTGCCGGTCGGCCGCTTGGCCGTGCTCCGGGTGACGCCCAAGGAGCGGTTGATCCAGGCCATCGCCCTCCTGACGTGGCCCGCCCTCGCCGCCCCGATCATCGCGCCGTTCCTCGGTGGGGTGATCACCCAGTACGCCTCCTGGCACTGGATCTTCCTCATCAACGTGCCGATCGGTGTGGTCGCCTTCATCGTGGCGCTCCGCATCGTCCCCGACTTCGCCGCCGACGAGGTGCCTCCGCTCGACTGGCTCGGCCTGTCGCTCGCCTGCGTCGGGCTCGCGTCGCTCCTCGTGGCGGCGTCCCTGGTGTCCGGCGCCGGGTTCGACGCCCGGTGGTTCATCGGGTCGCTCGTGGCAGGTGTCGTCCTGCTCGCCCTCGCGATCCGGCACCTGTTCCGTGCCCCCCACCCATTCGTCGACCTCCGCTCGCTGCGCATCGAGACCTTCCGTCTGGCCAACGCCGGGGGCAGCGTCTACCGGCTCACCATCAGCGCCGTCCCCTTCCTCCTGCCGCTGCTCTTCCAGGACGCATTCGGCTGGACGCCCGTCCAGGCCGGTTCGATGGTGCTCTTCCTCTTCGCCGGCAACCTCGCGATCAAGCCGGCGACGACCTGGATGCTGCGGCGGTTCGGATTCCGTCTGGTGCTCGTGTCGTCGAACCTGATCGGAGTCCTGTGCATGGCCGGGATGGCGTTCCTCACCGCTGACACGTCGATCGTGCTCATGGCACTGCTGCTCTTCCTCAGCGGGGTCGCCCGGTCGATCGGCTTCACGGCGTACAACACCATCACCTTCGCCGACGTCGAACCCGCTGCGATGTCTCGCGCCAACACCCTCAACTCGACCCTGCAACAGGTCGCGAGCGGCTTCGGTGTCGCCGTCGGAGCGATCCTGCTGACGACCGGATTCTCCCTCGAGGACGGGGTCGGTGGCGGCCAGCTGCTGCCGTATCAGTTCGCGTTCCTCGCGATCGCCGTCCTGACCCTCTTCCCGACGATCGAGGCGTGGTTGCTGTCGCGAGCTGCCGGGCACAGCGTCATCGGGGTCCGCTGA
- the rpsN gene encoding 30S ribosomal protein S14, with product MAKKSKIARNEQRKVIVDRYATKRAELKKALVDPAGTDESREAARLGLQKLPRNASPVRLRNRDAIDGRPRGNLSKFGISRVRFRDMAHKGELPGVRKSSW from the coding sequence ATGGCTAAGAAGAGCAAGATCGCCCGTAACGAGCAGCGCAAGGTTATCGTCGACCGCTACGCCACGAAGCGCGCCGAGCTGAAGAAGGCTCTCGTCGACCCCGCCGGGACCGACGAGTCGCGTGAAGCAGCTCGCCTCGGCCTGCAGAAGCTTCCTCGCAACGCTTCGCCGGTTCGCCTCCGCAACCGCGACGCGATCGACGGTCGCCCGCGAGGCAACCTCTCGAAGTTCGGCATCAGCCGCGTTCGCTTCCGCGACATGGCGCACAAGGGCGAACTGCCCGGCGTCCGCAAGTCGAGCTGGTAA
- the rpmG gene encoding 50S ribosomal protein L33, producing MAKQQDVRPIIKLRSTAGTGYTYVTKKNRRNNPDRLVLKKYDPVVRKHVEFREER from the coding sequence ATGGCTAAGCAGCAGGACGTCCGTCCAATCATCAAGCTCCGTTCGACGGCTGGTACCGGTTACACGTACGTGACCAAGAAGAACCGTCGCAACAACCCAGACCGTCTCGTGCTCAAGAAGTACGACCCCGTAGTGCGCAAGCACGTTGAATTCCGAGAGGAGCGCTAA
- the rpmB gene encoding 50S ribosomal protein L28: protein MAAVCQVTGAVPGFGHNISHSHRRTKRRFDPNVQKKTYYVPSLRRNVTLKVSAKGIKVIDARGIESVVKDILARGVKI from the coding sequence ATGGCAGCAGTGTGCCAGGTGACAGGAGCCGTTCCCGGCTTCGGTCACAACATCTCGCACTCGCACCGTCGCACGAAGCGCCGCTTCGACCCGAACGTGCAGAAGAAGACCTACTACGTGCCCTCGCTGCGTCGTAACGTCACCCTCAAGGTGTCCGCCAAGGGCATCAAGGTGATCGACGCCCGTGGCATCGAATCCGTCGTCAAGGACATTCTCGCTCGTGGGGTGAAGATCTAA